In the Engystomops pustulosus chromosome 2, aEngPut4.maternal, whole genome shotgun sequence genome, one interval contains:
- the ING1 gene encoding inhibitor of growth protein 1 isoform X2, with translation MFSLNTCVGGGIIREIGSMLLINLNGEFSGHPEILKELDDYYEKFRRESDSIQKRRLLQFIQRALIRSQELGDDKIQIVSQMVELVENRTRQVDSHVELFETCQDLNDSTSNSSKNAQDKSKNEALSQTEKASNKRSRRQRNNENRENATINHDHDDLTSGTPKEKKPKTSKKKKRSKAKAEREASPADLPIDPNEPTYCLCNQVSYGEMIGCDNEECPIEWFHFSCVGLNHKPKGKWYCPECRGENEKTMGKALEKSKKERAYNR, from the exons ATGTTTTCCTTGAACACTTGTGTAGGAGGTGGAATTATCAGAGAAATTGGCTCTATGCTCTTAATTAATCTGAATGGAGAATTCAGTGGCCACCCAG AGATTCTGAAAGAGTTGGATGACTACTATGAAAAATTCCGCCGCGAGTCTGATTCAATACAGAAGCGACGCCTGCTACAGTTCATTCAGAGGGCTCTCATACGTAGCCAAGAATTGGGTGATGACAAAATACAGATAGTAAGCCAGATGGTGGAACTGGTTGAAAACAGGACACGACAAGTGGACAGTCATGTGGAACTGTTTGAAACGTGCCAGGATCTAAATGACAGTACTAGTAATAGCAGTAAGAACGCCCAAGATAAGTCTAAAAATGAAGCTCTCTCTCAGACTGAGAAAGCCAGCAATAAAAGATCGAGGAGGCAGAGGAACAATGAGAATCGGGAAAATGCCACCATTAACCATGACCATGATGACCTTACGTCAGGAACACCCAAAGAAAAGAAGCCAAAAACTTCAAAGAAGAAAAAGAGATCAAAAGCTAAAGCTGAAAGAGAAGCATCGCCTGCAGATCTTCCTATTGACCCCAATGAGCCGACCTATTGCCTGTGTAATCAAGTTTCCTATGGGGAAATGATTGGTTGTGATAATGAAGAGTGTCCAATAGAATGGTTTCATTTCTCTTGTGTTGGACTCAACCATAAACCAAAAGGAAAATGGTACTGCCCTGAATGTAGAGGAGAAAATGAAAAAACCATGGGTAAAGCACTTGAGAAATCTAAAAAAGAGCGGGCATACAACAGGTAG
- the ING1 gene encoding inhibitor of growth protein 1 isoform X3 yields MLWLLSSPSADCTRLQAEEILKELDDYYEKFRRESDSIQKRRLLQFIQRALIRSQELGDDKIQIVSQMVELVENRTRQVDSHVELFETCQDLNDSTSNSSKNAQDKSKNEALSQTEKASNKRSRRQRNNENRENATINHDHDDLTSGTPKEKKPKTSKKKKRSKAKAEREASPADLPIDPNEPTYCLCNQVSYGEMIGCDNEECPIEWFHFSCVGLNHKPKGKWYCPECRGENEKTMGKALEKSKKERAYNR; encoded by the coding sequence AGATTCTGAAAGAGTTGGATGACTACTATGAAAAATTCCGCCGCGAGTCTGATTCAATACAGAAGCGACGCCTGCTACAGTTCATTCAGAGGGCTCTCATACGTAGCCAAGAATTGGGTGATGACAAAATACAGATAGTAAGCCAGATGGTGGAACTGGTTGAAAACAGGACACGACAAGTGGACAGTCATGTGGAACTGTTTGAAACGTGCCAGGATCTAAATGACAGTACTAGTAATAGCAGTAAGAACGCCCAAGATAAGTCTAAAAATGAAGCTCTCTCTCAGACTGAGAAAGCCAGCAATAAAAGATCGAGGAGGCAGAGGAACAATGAGAATCGGGAAAATGCCACCATTAACCATGACCATGATGACCTTACGTCAGGAACACCCAAAGAAAAGAAGCCAAAAACTTCAAAGAAGAAAAAGAGATCAAAAGCTAAAGCTGAAAGAGAAGCATCGCCTGCAGATCTTCCTATTGACCCCAATGAGCCGACCTATTGCCTGTGTAATCAAGTTTCCTATGGGGAAATGATTGGTTGTGATAATGAAGAGTGTCCAATAGAATGGTTTCATTTCTCTTGTGTTGGACTCAACCATAAACCAAAAGGAAAATGGTACTGCCCTGAATGTAGAGGAGAAAATGAAAAAACCATGGGTAAAGCACTTGAGAAATCTAAAAAAGAGCGGGCATACAACAGGTAG